The proteins below come from a single Mucilaginibacter mali genomic window:
- the trmB gene encoding tRNA (guanosine(46)-N7)-methyltransferase TrmB, with product MGKDKLRRFAEVSTFKNVVQMDAGKPFQGNWANGFFANDNPVVLELACGKGEYTVNLARLFPEKNFIGIDYKGNRIWRGAKTALEDNIHNVGFLRIQIENLLDYFGPGEIDEIWITFPDPQPQLSREKKRLTSSRFLVMYHPLLKPGGIVHLKTDNDGLHAYTADKIAELGLKLHTRTENLYQSPHADEVLSIKTYYEKKYLKDNKNINYLKFSFE from the coding sequence GTGGGAAAAGACAAATTAAGACGATTTGCCGAGGTAAGCACCTTTAAAAATGTGGTACAAATGGATGCCGGGAAACCTTTCCAGGGGAACTGGGCCAACGGCTTTTTTGCTAATGACAACCCCGTAGTGCTTGAACTGGCCTGCGGCAAGGGCGAATACACCGTTAACCTGGCCCGCCTGTTTCCCGAAAAAAACTTTATCGGTATCGATTACAAGGGCAACCGCATCTGGCGCGGCGCCAAAACCGCGCTTGAGGATAATATCCACAACGTTGGCTTTTTGCGTATACAGATAGAGAACCTGCTGGATTATTTTGGCCCGGGCGAGATAGACGAGATCTGGATCACCTTCCCTGATCCGCAGCCGCAACTGAGCCGCGAGAAGAAGCGCCTCACCTCATCACGCTTTTTGGTAATGTACCATCCGCTGCTAAAACCCGGTGGCATTGTTCACCTTAAAACAGATAACGATGGCCTGCACGCCTACACTGCCGATAAGATAGCCGAACTAGGCCTTAAGCTGCATACCCGCACCGAAAACCTGTACCAATCGCCCCATGCCGATGAGGTGCTATCGATAAAAACTTACTACGAAAAGAAATACCTGAAGGATAATAAAAATATTAATTACCTTAAATTCTCATTCGAATAA